A genomic window from Tolypothrix sp. PCC 7910 includes:
- a CDS encoding DUF1998 domain-containing protein, which translates to MNFGLEAREGHLVRRQPISLETGATKLAEQTQLLEETCLTVLKQMFLWGSKTKGLAFRLHQFISQGGSVYATIENRDKRHFTLEGQYTTTDNRLLYPLVFCRECGQDYYVVRYDADKQIILPQLPTALDISPDDVDITAGYLTLDEPGLWDTDDEDRLPDSWFTETKKKGRVAKKDFAPFIPRKLQVLANGKVTSSLLQGTTCWFIPKPFLTCLNCGVLHDKKRNEFTKLSRLSSEGRSTATTLLCLSTTSRLKQVFTREKAKAAKILSFTDNRQDASLQAGHFNDFVQTSFLRAALLGAIQAKQQLTHSELASVVIQYMGITQNDYAKQPAEFSGGKRRNEEAFRKLIEYRLYEDLRRGWRIVQPNLEQCGLLVIEYDGLQEDCADNNLWQKHRHPLLLQATPQQRFLITQALLNHLRRELAIDAKLLQPDQKDSLKSEVIQTIKEPWVFDENEYLHLATWATISSGSERAKVKLTTRSKIGRFLRSPNTWSLRSQPLTDTEFNSLITTLVSALCDAGYLLQQKSEVQLQISSLLWKATNLKEIPADPLTSRRLQGNDQASISVNQFFQEFYQTNALQIQTMEGREHTGQVSNKDRQEREEKFRQGQLAALFCSPTMELGIDISDLSVVHLRNVPPSPANYAQRSGRAGRSGQEALVITYASIGSGHDQYFFKRQNQMVAGVVAPPKLELANQDLIKSHVYSIWLAHTGVYLEDSMNKLLDLELEGYPLKDSIRQQLTLSPAKLAQCLQATQSIFSDFFCQEDLQKASWYSVNWLQLTIDNALNAFDRACKRWRELYTESVKQLESARRTIDRSARGDVTQEERSNAEAQAREAQRQIDLLVGHTQGKSNSQFEFYPYRYFAAEGFLPGFNFPRLPVRAFIPAGEGGEFISRPRSMALREFAPSNILYYEGSKFMVAKTKVPVGGIEGDYKRVSVCANCGYYHDGDFRDTCENCGVEIKPDVHGNVAKLTRVLPMETAIARRRERITCDEEERLKYGYNITTHFRYANQKKESAIVQAADATPLFKLTYGATATIWRINCGLKKNREERGFKLNPTTGVWGDNKNPQTQQTPDSLHTEVNLMVDDTCNILVVEPLNFPADNREAFITTLQYVLETAIQAVYKLEADELDSERLGEGKYLLFWEAAEGGAGVLSQLLEKPEAFQKIADAALDICHFTQLKDSCIQACYECLLSYRNQFDHALINRHLIKPWLDLLLESSVIAQAKGLSRDEQYQKLLQQTDPNSDFERVVLQEIYQRGYKLLDAAQKLIPEANCKPDFIYEQEAIALFCDGSVHDSADKRRQDQIERDNLRYETGYTVLTLRHDEDWRAKLEILGSLRV; encoded by the coding sequence ATGAACTTCGGTTTAGAAGCCAGAGAAGGGCATCTCGTCCGCCGTCAACCCATTAGTTTAGAAACAGGTGCAACCAAACTTGCCGAACAAACCCAGCTTTTAGAGGAAACTTGTTTAACAGTTCTTAAACAGATGTTCCTTTGGGGAAGCAAAACCAAAGGACTGGCATTTCGCCTGCATCAGTTCATTTCCCAAGGGGGAAGTGTTTACGCCACCATTGAAAATCGAGACAAACGCCATTTCACCCTCGAAGGACAATATACAACCACCGACAACCGTCTGCTTTATCCCCTAGTTTTCTGCCGAGAATGCGGACAGGATTACTATGTCGTGCGTTACGATGCCGATAAACAAATCATCCTACCCCAGTTGCCCACAGCATTGGATATCAGTCCTGACGATGTAGATATCACCGCAGGTTATCTCACCCTAGATGAACCAGGACTATGGGATACAGACGATGAAGATAGACTTCCTGACTCTTGGTTCACTGAAACCAAAAAGAAAGGACGGGTTGCCAAAAAAGACTTTGCGCCGTTTATTCCTCGCAAACTCCAAGTCCTAGCCAATGGTAAAGTTACATCCTCCCTGTTACAAGGAACCACTTGTTGGTTTATTCCCAAACCCTTTCTTACCTGTCTCAACTGCGGCGTACTCCATGACAAAAAGCGTAACGAATTTACCAAACTCTCTCGCCTCAGCAGTGAAGGACGCAGTACCGCCACCACCCTGCTTTGTCTTTCTACCACCAGCCGCCTCAAGCAAGTCTTCACTAGAGAAAAAGCCAAAGCTGCCAAAATTCTCAGCTTTACGGATAACCGTCAAGATGCATCTTTACAAGCCGGACATTTCAATGATTTTGTGCAAACCAGTTTTTTACGGGCTGCACTTTTAGGCGCAATTCAAGCTAAACAACAACTCACCCACAGCGAATTAGCCAGTGTAGTCATCCAGTACATGGGAATTACTCAAAACGACTATGCCAAGCAACCAGCAGAATTTAGCGGTGGTAAGCGACGCAATGAAGAAGCCTTTCGCAAACTGATTGAATACCGCCTTTACGAAGACTTGCGTCGGGGATGGCGCATCGTCCAACCCAATCTCGAACAGTGCGGACTATTGGTAATTGAGTATGACGGATTGCAAGAAGACTGTGCTGACAATAACCTTTGGCAAAAACACCGCCATCCTCTTCTACTGCAAGCCACTCCCCAACAACGTTTCCTAATTACGCAAGCATTACTCAACCATCTGCGGCGAGAATTAGCCATTGATGCCAAACTGTTGCAACCAGACCAAAAAGACTCACTTAAAAGCGAAGTTATTCAAACAATTAAAGAACCTTGGGTATTTGACGAAAACGAATATCTGCATTTAGCAACTTGGGCAACTATTAGCAGTGGTAGCGAGAGAGCCAAAGTCAAGCTTACCACTAGAAGTAAAATCGGACGATTTTTGCGATCGCCCAACACTTGGTCACTCCGCAGCCAACCTTTAACAGATACGGAATTTAACAGCTTAATCACCACTTTAGTTAGTGCTTTATGCGACGCTGGCTATCTACTGCAACAAAAATCTGAAGTACAGCTACAAATTAGTTCTCTACTGTGGAAAGCAACCAACCTCAAGGAAATTCCCGCCGACCCCTTAACATCGCGTCGCTTGCAAGGTAACGATCAAGCGAGTATATCTGTTAACCAATTCTTCCAAGAATTCTACCAAACCAACGCCCTACAAATTCAAACAATGGAAGGGCGAGAACATACAGGACAAGTAAGCAATAAAGACCGTCAAGAACGAGAAGAAAAATTCCGCCAAGGACAATTAGCCGCCTTGTTCTGTTCCCCGACAATGGAATTAGGCATCGATATTTCCGACCTCAGCGTTGTCCATCTACGAAACGTTCCCCCTAGTCCCGCCAATTATGCCCAACGTAGCGGTCGCGCTGGGAGAAGTGGACAGGAAGCCTTAGTAATTACTTATGCTTCCATTGGTAGCGGTCACGACCAATACTTTTTCAAACGCCAAAATCAAATGGTAGCTGGGGTAGTTGCACCGCCAAAACTAGAACTAGCCAACCAGGATTTAATTAAATCTCATGTGTATTCAATTTGGCTAGCGCACACTGGAGTTTACTTAGAAGACTCCATGAATAAACTCTTAGATTTGGAACTAGAAGGCTATCCCCTCAAAGACAGCATTCGCCAACAACTTACCCTCAGCCCTGCTAAATTAGCCCAATGTCTGCAAGCTACCCAGTCGATTTTTTCAGACTTTTTCTGCCAAGAAGATTTGCAAAAAGCTTCCTGGTATTCTGTTAATTGGTTACAGTTAACTATTGACAACGCCTTGAATGCTTTTGACCGCGCCTGTAAGCGTTGGCGAGAGTTGTACACAGAATCAGTAAAGCAATTAGAATCTGCCCGCCGCACCATCGACCGTTCTGCTAGAGGTGATGTCACCCAGGAAGAACGCAGCAACGCCGAAGCCCAAGCAAGAGAAGCACAACGACAAATTGACTTACTTGTAGGACACACCCAAGGCAAAAGTAATTCCCAGTTTGAATTTTATCCCTATCGCTACTTTGCCGCCGAGGGATTTTTACCAGGATTCAACTTCCCCCGTCTGCCAGTCCGGGCATTTATCCCTGCTGGTGAAGGTGGTGAATTCATCTCCCGCCCTCGCTCAATGGCATTACGAGAATTTGCTCCTAGTAATATTCTTTACTATGAAGGTAGTAAATTCATGGTAGCGAAAACTAAAGTCCCTGTCGGCGGTATTGAAGGCGATTATAAGCGGGTGAGCGTCTGCGCTAATTGTGGTTATTATCATGACGGTGATTTTCGTGATACCTGCGAAAACTGCGGCGTAGAAATTAAACCTGATGTTCATGGCAATGTAGCTAAATTGACTCGTGTGCTACCAATGGAAACTGCGATCGCTCGCCGTCGAGAACGCATCACCTGTGACGAAGAAGAAAGGCTCAAGTACGGCTACAACATCACCACCCATTTCCGCTACGCCAATCAAAAAAAGGAATCCGCGATCGTCCAAGCTGCTGATGCTACGCCACTGTTCAAGTTAACCTATGGAGCCACAGCTACCATCTGGCGAATTAATTGCGGACTCAAGAAGAATAGAGAAGAACGAGGATTTAAGCTTAATCCAACAACGGGTGTATGGGGTGACAATAAAAACCCACAAACTCAACAAACCCCTGATAGCCTACACACTGAAGTTAATTTAATGGTCGATGATACTTGTAATATCTTAGTTGTTGAACCGTTAAATTTTCCTGCTGACAACAGAGAAGCTTTTATTACTACCCTGCAATATGTTTTAGAAACGGCAATTCAAGCCGTCTACAAATTAGAAGCTGATGAACTCGATTCAGAACGGCTAGGTGAAGGTAAATATCTGCTTTTCTGGGAAGCTGCTGAAGGTGGTGCAGGGGTATTATCTCAATTATTAGAAAAACCAGAAGCATTTCAAAAAATTGCTGATGCGGCTTTAGATATCTGCCATTTCACGCAACTAAAAGACAGTTGCATTCAAGCTTGCTATGAATGCTTGCTCTCCTACCGCAACCAATTCGACCATGCGCTGATCAATCGCCACCTCATCAAACCCTGGCTTGACTTACTACTTGAAAGCAGCGTTATTGCTCAAGCCAAAGGACTTTCTCGTGATGAGCAATATCAAAAACTGCTGCAACAAACAGACCCCAATTCTGATTTTGAGCGCGTTGTGTTACAGGAGATTTATCAACGCGGGTATAAATTACTTGATGCTGCCCAAAAGTTGATTCCAGAAGCCAACTGTAAGCCAGATTTTATTTATGAGCAGGAAGCGATCGCACTTTTCTGTGACGGTTCAGTTCATGATAGTGCTGATAAACGCAGACAAGACCAAATTGAGCGAGATAATCTCAGGTACGAAACAGGTTACACTGTCCTAACACTACGGCATGATGAGGATTGGCGCGCAAAGTTAGAAATCTTGGGGAGTTTGCGAGTGTAG
- a CDS encoding DUF2887 domain-containing protein — translation MELTSKFTGARSEVPDDSLGMGIVRLVGESENKAGELAKNLINKAKAELTDALIQRKVLEFIETIVVYKFPNLSREEIETMLNLNLLKKTRVYQEAKAEGEEEGELKAKLKILPKLVQRGLSIQEISDLLDLDDETIRKALED, via the coding sequence ATGGAATTGACATCCAAGTTTACAGGTGCAAGATCTGAGGTACCAGACGATTCTCTGGGAATGGGAATTGTCCGCTTAGTTGGAGAAAGTGAAAATAAAGCCGGAGAATTAGCCAAAAACTTAATTAACAAAGCTAAGGCAGAATTAACAGATGCTCTCATTCAAAGAAAAGTTTTAGAATTTATAGAGACAATCGTAGTCTATAAGTTTCCTAATTTGAGCCGCGAGGAAATAGAAACCATGCTAAACCTAAACTTGTTGAAAAAAACTAGAGTTTATCAAGAAGCGAAAGCAGAAGGTGAGGAAGAAGGTGAATTAAAAGCTAAGTTAAAAATTTTGCCCAAGTTGGTGCAACGGGGACTAAGTATTCAAGAAATATCAGATTTATTAGACTTGGATGATGAAACTATTAGAAAAGCTTTGGAAGATTAG
- a CDS encoding Rpn family recombination-promoting nuclease/putative transposase, which translates to MKTDAIFYEIFKEFPNIFFEIIGKPDTNTNIYEFIAPEIKQKSFRLDGVFSPLEEFTNEALYFIEVQFYKDEEFYDRLFTSIFLYFTQYQPPNPDWFAIVIYDKRSNERTYPQRYRSLLEPHLRRFYLDELDDVPYILHLTV; encoded by the coding sequence ATGAAAACAGATGCGATTTTCTATGAAATATTTAAAGAATTTCCCAACATCTTTTTTGAAATCATTGGTAAACCAGATACTAACACCAATATCTATGAGTTTATTGCACCAGAGATTAAACAAAAAAGCTTCCGACTAGATGGGGTATTTTCTCCCCTGGAAGAATTCACTAATGAAGCACTGTACTTTATCGAAGTTCAGTTTTACAAAGATGAAGAATTTTATGACCGACTATTCACCAGTATATTCCTTTACTTCACTCAATATCAGCCACCTAACCCTGATTGGTTCGCAATAGTTATCTATGACAAGCGCAGCAATGAACGTACCTATCCCCAACGTTATCGTTCTTTATTAGAACCACATCTACGTCGCTTTTACCTAGATGAACTTGACGACGTACCTTATATCTTGCACCTCACGGTATAA
- a CDS encoding DNA methyltransferase: protein MMTALQIEGNLLAPDMTAQMLEGSIKGQSSEDFGFNKTDKLADEIATAWGDAKAYWAAFQRALARLDENNTATNITREIWAVQLLKSLGYDPVYTATAEVVEGQTYAISHRAEEGENKPPIHIIGCRLEVDKRPPSGTPRLSAHALVQEYLNKTEHLWAIATNGFRWRLLRDSSLMTRLTYIEFDLEQILNGENFAEFGLFYRLFHRSRLPEGVDDADKGLLEYYHQEALQQGGRVRDKLRDGVEQALVLLGNGFIQHPQNEHLRQKLGIIPHYETEITSYEFYRQLLRLIYRLLFLMVAESRNLLLIGDDVEKARIYREYYSIERLRELAERPHWRREGFQDLWQGLRVTFLLFDENWRGEVLGLSPLNGDLFGSNTLSALDDCAIDNYDLLLAIRQLSLYQDKVQLRRVNYEYLDVEELGSVYESLLDFHPQVTQSQGRYEFALVFGSERKTTGSYYTPPQLVQQLIKTALVPVIEEKLRSTKEKLRNSENNQELEKALLDLKVCDPACGSGHFLLAAARRIGKELAKVRTGEAEPGSEPLKLAIRDVIQNCIYGVDLNPLAVDLCKVALWIEGFPGKLPLTFLDHRIKCGNSLVGVLDINCLDEGIPDEAYKAVTGDDKKLATQLKKRNKKEQENKGQLSIDENLEPERTHYAESVRKLGHIAEVTPQQVREKQARYQQTRKESGWWRDYSACNLWTAAFFMPLTEENLQLLPTTEALTRLLRGNLSTQKIIDAANKLAEDKHFFHWCLEFPEVFEQGGFNCVL, encoded by the coding sequence ATGATGACTGCGCTTCAAATTGAAGGAAATTTACTGGCTCCAGATATGACTGCCCAAATGCTAGAAGGCAGTATCAAAGGACAATCGTCAGAGGATTTTGGTTTTAATAAAACTGATAAATTAGCAGATGAAATTGCTACTGCTTGGGGCGATGCTAAAGCATACTGGGCAGCATTTCAACGGGCATTGGCTAGGTTAGATGAGAATAACACCGCTACAAATATTACCCGTGAAATTTGGGCTGTGCAATTACTAAAGAGTTTAGGCTATGACCCTGTATATACTGCAACAGCCGAAGTGGTGGAGGGACAAACTTATGCAATTTCCCATCGTGCGGAAGAGGGAGAAAATAAACCACCTATCCACATTATTGGTTGTCGGCTAGAAGTTGATAAACGTCCGCCCAGTGGCACACCCAGGCTATCAGCACACGCACTGGTGCAGGAGTATCTTAACAAGACAGAGCATTTGTGGGCGATCGCAACTAATGGTTTTCGTTGGCGGTTGCTACGTGATTCTTCCTTGATGACTCGTCTTACTTATATCGAATTTGACTTAGAACAAATTCTCAACGGTGAAAATTTTGCTGAGTTTGGCTTATTTTATCGGCTGTTCCACCGTTCTCGCTTACCTGAAGGTGTGGATGATGCGGATAAAGGTCTGCTGGAATATTACCACCAAGAAGCACTGCAACAAGGTGGACGGGTACGCGACAAACTTCGAGATGGGGTTGAACAAGCTTTAGTTCTGCTAGGTAACGGTTTTATTCAACATCCGCAAAACGAACACCTGCGCCAAAAATTAGGAATAATCCCCCACTACGAAACAGAAATTACAAGTTATGAATTCTATCGCCAATTGTTGCGGCTAATTTATCGGCTGCTGTTTTTAATGGTGGCAGAATCCCGCAATTTATTATTAATTGGGGATGATGTAGAAAAAGCACGAATCTACCGAGAATATTACAGCATTGAGCGACTGCGAGAGTTAGCTGAACGCCCTCATTGGCGGCGGGAAGGCTTTCAGGATTTATGGCAGGGTTTGCGGGTAACTTTCTTACTATTTGATGAAAACTGGCGAGGGGAAGTACTGGGTTTGTCTCCCCTGAATGGAGATTTATTTGGTTCTAATACTCTGTCAGCTTTAGATGATTGTGCAATTGATAATTATGATTTACTCTTAGCAATTCGCCAGTTGTCGCTGTATCAAGATAAAGTACAACTGCGGCGGGTGAATTATGAATACTTGGATGTCGAAGAATTAGGAAGTGTTTATGAGAGTTTATTAGATTTTCATCCCCAGGTAACACAAAGTCAGGGGAGATATGAATTTGCTTTGGTCTTTGGTAGTGAAAGGAAAACGACTGGCTCTTACTATACGCCGCCGCAGCTTGTACAACAACTTATCAAAACAGCACTTGTACCAGTAATTGAAGAAAAACTTCGCAGTACAAAAGAGAAGCTTCGCAACTCAGAAAATAATCAAGAATTAGAAAAAGCACTTCTAGATTTAAAAGTTTGTGATCCAGCTTGCGGTTCAGGACATTTTCTTTTAGCAGCAGCAAGACGCATTGGAAAAGAATTAGCTAAAGTTCGTACTGGGGAAGCAGAACCGGGAAGTGAACCCTTAAAATTAGCGATTCGAGATGTTATTCAAAATTGCATTTATGGGGTGGATTTAAATCCATTAGCGGTGGATTTATGCAAGGTAGCATTATGGATTGAAGGTTTTCCTGGTAAGTTACCACTGACATTTTTAGATCACAGAATTAAATGTGGTAATTCCCTGGTGGGAGTTTTGGATATTAATTGTCTAGATGAAGGAATACCCGATGAAGCGTATAAGGCTGTAACTGGGGATGATAAGAAGTTAGCGACACAGCTTAAAAAGCGTAATAAGAAAGAGCAGGAAAACAAAGGACAATTATCAATAGATGAGAATTTAGAACCTGAACGAACACACTATGCAGAAAGTGTGCGGAAGTTGGGACATATTGCTGAAGTCACACCGCAACAAGTGAGAGAAAAGCAAGCACGATATCAGCAAACTCGTAAAGAGTCGGGATGGTGGCGGGATTATTCTGCTTGTAATTTATGGACTGCGGCATTTTTTATGCCGTTAACGGAAGAGAATTTGCAGTTGCTACCAACAACAGAAGCGTTAACTCGGCTTTTACGTGGTAATTTGTCAACTCAAAAGATTATAGATGCAGCAAATAAATTAGCTGAAGATAAACACTTTTTTCACTGGTGTTTAGAGTTTCCTGAAGTGTTTGAGCAAGGTGGATTTAATTGCGTTTTATGA
- a CDS encoding peroxiredoxin, translating into MISRRNFLSIIFASCVAVISWLNFTPTADALGGKLPAINQPAPEFTLPTNTGKGNISLSDLRGKWVVLYFYPKDFTSGCTIEARRFQQDLPKYLAQNTQIIGVSADDVDSHTEFCDSEGLKFPLLADTTGAVSRAYGSWIGYVSMRHSFIIDPDGILRETFVKVNPNIHSAEVLARLEELQSKAS; encoded by the coding sequence ATGATTTCTCGTCGCAATTTTTTAAGCATAATATTTGCCAGCTGTGTTGCTGTCATTAGCTGGCTGAACTTTACTCCAACTGCTGATGCACTTGGTGGAAAACTACCTGCCATTAATCAACCTGCACCAGAGTTTACCTTGCCTACTAACACAGGCAAAGGTAACATTTCTCTCTCGGACTTGCGTGGTAAGTGGGTAGTTCTTTATTTTTATCCCAAAGACTTCACCTCTGGCTGCACTATAGAAGCGCGGCGTTTTCAGCAAGACTTACCCAAATATTTAGCCCAAAATACTCAAATTATTGGAGTCAGCGCTGATGATGTAGATTCTCATACGGAATTTTGTGATTCAGAAGGTTTAAAATTCCCCCTTTTGGCAGATACGACTGGCGCAGTTAGTAGAGCCTATGGTTCTTGGATTGGTTACGTTTCTATGCGCCACAGTTTTATCATCGATCCAGATGGGATTCTGCGTGAGACTTTCGTTAAAGTTAATCCCAATATTCACAGCGCAGAAGTACTAGCGCGGCTGGAGGAGTTGCAGTCAAAGGCTTCTTAG
- the sipA gene encoding regulatory protein SipA: MSKEFIIGSKVRVVALPPYVKTAEPMPMLRPPDVIQLGEEGIVMDHHPGGYWGIRFAKGAFLLDSQYIESTDVPDESQPKSQEQ; encoded by the coding sequence ATGTCTAAAGAATTCATTATTGGTAGTAAAGTACGTGTTGTAGCACTACCGCCTTACGTCAAAACTGCGGAACCTATGCCTATGCTTCGCCCCCCGGATGTGATTCAGCTTGGAGAAGAAGGTATAGTGATGGATCATCATCCTGGGGGATATTGGGGTATCCGCTTTGCTAAAGGGGCTTTTCTCCTCGATAGCCAATACATAGAAAGTACAGATGTCCCAGATGAATCTCAGCCAAAATCACAAGAACAGTGA
- a CDS encoding Coq4 family protein, producing MMQPDTASANTIPRLQQLLDLLDRKAEAKGLAVPQIVYIEKLQLLPKSTFGRAWADLLEQNNLKPFTTGPRRKQLHDGIHAITGYGTNLIGEAEVQAFLLGTKFSSINFMLGLGLLRAIYKHQNHRQQFSWDRLWQAYQRGYHSHLDPDTWQPELFWHLPLTEVQFLFGIAQNK from the coding sequence ATGATGCAACCTGACACTGCTTCCGCAAATACCATTCCTCGCCTGCAACAACTCTTAGATTTACTTGACCGTAAAGCTGAAGCAAAAGGGTTAGCTGTACCGCAAATAGTATACATCGAGAAATTGCAATTACTTCCTAAAAGTACTTTTGGCAGAGCTTGGGCAGATTTATTGGAGCAAAATAACTTAAAACCCTTCACTACAGGCCCTCGTCGCAAACAACTCCACGATGGTATTCATGCGATTACAGGCTATGGTACAAACTTGATTGGGGAAGCAGAAGTACAGGCTTTTCTCTTAGGAACCAAGTTTAGCTCCATTAATTTTATGTTGGGGTTGGGACTATTACGCGCCATCTACAAACACCAAAATCATCGACAACAGTTTAGTTGGGACAGACTTTGGCAAGCATACCAACGCGGTTATCATTCCCATTTAGATCCAGATACTTGGCAACCAGAATTATTTTGGCATCTACCTTTAACCGAGGTGCAATTTTTATTTGGTATAGCCCAGAATAAATAA
- a CDS encoding Spy/CpxP family protein refolding chaperone has translation MKVKTLSLVAGAIALTLTATPFAAQAQRGFSGHKQVVAQNTNGQRGERSNKGAWQQLGLTDAQKTQIQQIRRDTRTQIEGILTQEQKDQLKAQFEQRQAQRGQRRAQGAQRPQGQQPGEFGKRGFESLNLTEDQKTQIKQIMQTSQQKIQALLTPEQRTKLQQMRENARARWQQRNSNQGTQQP, from the coding sequence ATGAAAGTTAAAACATTATCTTTAGTAGCTGGTGCGATCGCTTTAACTTTAACAGCAACTCCCTTTGCCGCTCAAGCACAACGAGGTTTTTCTGGACATAAGCAAGTAGTTGCACAAAACACCAATGGACAACGTGGAGAACGCTCAAATAAAGGTGCTTGGCAACAATTAGGGTTAACTGATGCACAAAAAACCCAAATTCAGCAAATTCGCCGCGATACCCGCACCCAAATTGAAGGAATTCTTACCCAAGAACAAAAAGACCAGTTAAAAGCGCAATTTGAGCAACGTCAGGCGCAAAGAGGTCAGCGTCGCGCCCAAGGTGCACAACGTCCCCAAGGTCAACAGCCTGGTGAGTTTGGCAAGAGAGGTTTTGAGTCTCTGAATTTAACAGAAGACCAAAAAACTCAAATCAAACAAATTATGCAGACTTCTCAACAAAAAATTCAAGCACTATTGACTCCCGAACAACGCACAAAATTACAGCAAATGCGCGAGAATGCACGTGCACGCTGGCAACAACGTAATTCTAACCAAGGCACACAACAACCATAA
- a CDS encoding sensor histidine kinase, whose product MKPPIQINNHPFRFLLYLEWILLAIAMLTAIMPSPPPPRFAGRFHEPSPENLIVATGCLIIFGLMGLRLPTGNQISKILFTAIEVFLIFTTGFVGGRISRLFPFIYMILVTRSCLIFQLPGRLIVTSISFLLFWLTLQRKWQNFSPIPQVQERFQFLTLSLSLLFGLSLIFVLMLMNTVLSERQSREELAVANEKLRQYALRIENQATLEERNRIAREIHDSLGHSLTALNLQLETALKLSQSNPNKAHDFLKRAKELGSKALQDVRQSISTMRSHPLQEQSLEQAINQLLEDFHHANGFSPICLINLDNPLPSEIKIAIYRIIQESLTNISKYAKATEVRIEIDRNPKGLRLTIHDNGQGFDFKQNTTGFGLQSMRDRTLAIGGVFNIISTPGEGCKIVVDIPPMRLNR is encoded by the coding sequence ATGAAACCACCAATACAAATCAACAATCATCCATTCCGATTTCTACTTTATTTAGAGTGGATACTGTTAGCAATTGCTATGCTAACTGCTATCATGCCTTCTCCACCACCGCCACGTTTTGCTGGTAGGTTTCACGAACCCAGTCCCGAGAATTTAATAGTTGCAACTGGCTGTTTAATTATTTTTGGTTTGATGGGGTTGAGATTACCCACCGGAAACCAAATAAGTAAAATACTTTTTACAGCTATTGAAGTTTTTTTGATTTTTACCACTGGTTTTGTAGGTGGTAGAATTTCTCGGCTCTTTCCTTTTATCTATATGATTTTAGTAACTCGTAGTTGCTTAATCTTTCAGTTACCAGGGCGTTTAATAGTTACATCCATATCATTTCTTTTATTTTGGCTGACACTACAACGTAAGTGGCAGAATTTTTCTCCTATTCCCCAAGTCCAAGAACGATTTCAATTTTTAACTCTGAGTTTATCTTTATTGTTTGGCTTAAGTTTGATTTTTGTATTAATGTTAATGAATACAGTATTATCTGAACGCCAAAGTCGGGAAGAATTAGCTGTTGCTAACGAAAAATTACGTCAATATGCTCTCAGAATTGAGAATCAAGCAACTTTAGAAGAACGTAATCGCATTGCGCGAGAAATTCATGATTCTTTAGGACATTCTTTAACAGCATTAAACTTACAATTAGAAACAGCCTTAAAGCTTTCGCAATCTAATCCTAATAAAGCTCATGATTTTTTAAAAAGAGCAAAAGAATTAGGTTCTAAAGCGTTGCAAGATGTTAGACAATCTATTTCTACGATGCGTTCTCATCCCTTGCAAGAGCAATCCTTAGAACAAGCAATTAATCAACTATTAGAGGATTTTCATCATGCAAATGGCTTTTCACCAATTTGCCTCATTAACTTAGATAATCCTTTACCCAGCGAAATTAAGATTGCCATCTATCGCATTATTCAAGAATCATTGACAAATATTTCTAAATATGCAAAAGCTACAGAAGTTAGAATAGAAATAGATAGAAATCCTAAAGGTTTACGTTTAACGATTCATGACAACGGTCAAGGTTTTGACTTTAAGCAAAATACTACTGGGTTTGGTTTGCAAAGTATGCGCGATCGCACTTTAGCAATTGGTGGTGTATTTAACATTATCAGTACACCTGGAGAGGGTTGTAAAATTGTAGTTGATATTCCCCCAATGAGACTGAATAGATGA